A region of Lycium barbarum isolate Lr01 chromosome 3, ASM1917538v2, whole genome shotgun sequence DNA encodes the following proteins:
- the LOC132631794 gene encoding subtilisin-like protease SBT1.3, whose protein sequence is MAGILVKRLFFFVSVCLAVNLALCTSNNIPNTKKTYIIQMDKWSKPDVFIDHTKWYSSLVKSVLASTPEKESTRDEEERLLYTYQTAFHGVAAQLSEQEVTKLQEQHGVLAVFPETKYQLHTTRSPLFLGLEREDGTKLWSTRLSDHNVIVGVLDTGIWPESPSFNDTGITGVPAHWKGACETGRGFEKHHCSNKIVGARVFYRGYEAASGKINERDEFKSARDQDGHGTHTAGTVAGSVVRGANLLGYAYGTARGMAPAARVAAYKVCWVGGCFSSDILSAVDQAVADGVNVLSISLGGGVSSYNRDSLSIAAFGAMEKGVFVSCSAGNGGPDPISLTNVSPWITTVGASTMDRDFPATVKLGTGKIVTGASLYKGRKNLSAQQQYPLIYLGNNSSSPMPGSLCLEGTLDGAAVAGKIVICDRGISPRVQKGQVVKEAGGVGMILTNTAANGGELVADSHLLPAVAVGEMAGRAIKHYASARNATATLRFLGTKLGIRPSPVVAAFSSRGPNFLTLEILKPDMVAPGVNILAAWTGALGPSSLPIDQRRTNFNILSGTSMSCPHVSGIAALLKARHPDWSPAAIKSALMTTAYVHDNTYKSLKDASSATPSTPYDHGAGHINPRKAVDPGLIYDIGAQDYFEFLCTQELSPSQLMVFGKFANRTCHHSLANPGDLNYPAISAVFPEDSKASVLTLHRTVTNVGSPVSSYHVRVSSFKGAVVKVEPAQLNFTSKHQKLSYKVIFETKSRQKAPEFGSLVWKDGRHKVRSPIVVTWLASL, encoded by the coding sequence ATGGCTGGAATACTAGTGAAACGTTTGTTTTTCTTTGTATCAGTATGTCTTGCTGTCAATCTAGCCTTATGTACTAGTAACAACATCCCAAACACAAAGAAAACTTACATCATCCAAATGGATAAATGGTCAAAGCCAGATGTATTCATTGACCATACGAAATGGTACTCATCACTAGTAAAATCAGTACTAGCATCTACACCAGAAAAAGAAAGTACAAGGGACGAAGAAGAGAGGTTACTTTATACCTACCAGACTGCTTTTCATGGAGTTGCTGCTCAGCTCAGTGAACAAGAAGTGACAAAATTACAAGAACAACATGGGGTTTTAGCTGTTTTTCCTGAAACTAAGTATCAGTTGCATACCACTAGAAGTCCACTGTTTCTTGGCCTTGAACGTGAAGATGGCACAAAGTTATGGTCAACTAGATTATCAGACCATAATGTAATTGTGGGTGTGCTTGACACAGGAATATGGCCGGAAAGCCCAAGCTTTAACGATACTGGAATAACAGGTGTTCCAGCTCACTGGAAAGGTGCATGTGAAACGGGGCGTGGTTTTGAAAAACATCACTGCAGTAACAAAATTGTTGGTGCTAGAGTTTTTTACCGTGGGTATGAAGCAGCTTCTGGTAAAATAAACGAACGTGATGAGTTCAAATCAGCACGCGATCAAGACGGTCATGGAACTCATACAGCCGGAACTGTTGCTGGTTCTGTAGTTCGTGGTGCTAATCTTTTGGGCTATGCTTATGGTACTGCAAGAGGAATGGCACCTGCTGCTAGAGTTGCAGCTTACAAGGTGTGTTGGGTGGGTGGTTGTTTCAGCTCAGATATACTTTCTGCAGTTGATCAAGCTGTTGCTGATGGAGTAAATGTACTGTCCATCTCTTTAGGTGGTGGAGTTTCGTCTTATAATCGTGACAGTTTGTCAATTGCAGCTTTTGGGGCTATGGAGAAAGGGGTGTTTGTTTCATGTTCAGCCGGAAATGGTGGACCTGATCCAATTAGTCTTACAAATGTGTCACCATGGATCACTACAGTAGGAGCTAGTACTATGGACAGAGATTTTCCAGCAACTGTTAAGCTTGGGACTGGGAAAATTGTGACGGGAGCTTCACTTTATAAAGGTAGGAAGAATCTTTCAGCACAACAGCAGTATCCTTTAATTTATTTAGGAAATAATTCGAGTAGTCCTATGCCGGGTTCATTGTGCTTAGAGGGTACTTTAGATGGTGCTGCTGTTGCTGGGAAAATTGTGATATGTGATAGGGGAATTAGTCCTCGAGTTCAAAAAGGACAAGTGGTTAAAGAAGCTGGAGGAGTAGGAATGATTTTGACAAACACTGCAGCTAATGGGGGGGAGTTGGTTGCAGATAGTCACCTTCTTCCTGCAGTAGCTGTTGGTGAAATGGCAGGAAGAGCAATCAAGCATTACGCTTCGGCTCGAAATGCCACTGCCACTTTGAGATTTCTTGGGACTAAATTAGGTATCAGGCCTTCTCCAGTAGTTGCAGCATTTTCTTCTAGAGGACCTAATTTCCTCACTCTGGAGATTCTTAAGCCTGATATGGTGGCACCAGGAGTTAATATCCTTGCAGCTTGGACTGGTGCTTTAGGTCCATCTAGTTTGCCTATCGATCAACGAAGGACGAATTTCAACATATTGTCTGGAACTTCAATGTCATGTCCACATGTTAGTGGCATTGCTGCTTTGCTTAAGGCTAGGCATCCAGATTGGAGTCCAGCAGCAATTAAATCTGCGCTTATGACAACTGCTTATGTTCATGATAACACTTATAAGTCTCTTAAAGATGCCTCGTCCGCTACTCCTTCTACCCCATATGATCATGGTGCAGGACACATCAATCCACGGAAAGCTGTTGACCCTGGTCTGATTTATGACATAGGTGCACAGGATTACTTCGAGTTCCTGTGCACGCAAGAGCTCAGCCCTTCACAGCTAATGGTTTTTGGGAAGTTCGCAAACAGAACTTGCCACCATTCGCTTGCCAATCCAGGCGACTTGAACTACCCAGCTATATCTGCAGTTTTTCCTGAAGACTCAAAAGCTTCAGTGCTGACACTTCACAGAACAGTCACCAATGTGGGCTCTCCCGTCTCAAGTTATCATGTTAGAGTCTCATCGTTCAAAGGGGCAGTTGTGAAGGTTGAGCCAGCACAATTGAATTTCACCAGCAAACATCAGAAACTGTCTTACAAGGTGATTTTCGAAACAAAATCTCGTCAAAAAGCACCTGAATTTGGATCACTGGTATGGAAAGATGGAAGACATAAAGTAAGAAGCCCGATTGTGGTCACATGGCTAGCATCACTATAG